One genomic segment of Macaca fascicularis isolate 582-1 chromosome 19, T2T-MFA8v1.1 includes these proteins:
- the PPM1N gene encoding probable protein phosphatase 1N isoform X1, with translation MAALARQLQRLWTACKKKEREKEGEEEEEDEEEDEEEGRGALDGPRSLLTAPRRAQRPHGGAEASCGLRFGASAAQGWRARMEDAHCTWLSLPGLPLGWALFAVLDGHGGARAARFGARHLPDHVLEELGPEPSEPEGVREALRRAFLSADKRLRSLWPRVETGGSTAVALLVSPRFLYLAHCGDSRAVLSRAGAVAFSTEDHRPLRPRERERIHAAGGTIRRRRVEGSLAVSRALGDFAYKEAPGRPPELQLVSAEPEVAALARQAEDEFMLLASDGVWDTMSAAALAGLVASRLRLGLAPELLCAQLLDTCLCKGSLDNMTCILVCFPGAPRPSEEAIRRELALEAALGRRIAELCADAQELPSLNTVFRTLASEDIPDLPPGGGLDCKAAVIAEAYSQICQVSEECREKGQNGAGKSTPTHLGSALDMET, from the exons ATGGCGGCCCTGGCCCGCCAGCTGCAGCGTCTCTGGACCGCTTGCaagaaaaaggagagggagaaggagggggaggaggaagaggaggatgaagaggaggatgaagaggaggGGCGCGGGGCCCTCGATGGGCCTCGGTCTCTGTTGACAGCGCCGCGCCGCGCCCAGCGGCCGCACGGGGGTGCCGAGGCGTCTTGTGGCCTGCGCTTCGGAGCGAGCGCAGCGCAAGGCTGGCGCGCGCGCATGGAGGATGCCCACTGCACTTGGCTTTCGTTACCTGGTCTGCCCCTGGGCTGGGCCTTGTTTGCCGTCCTCGACGGCCACGGTGGGGCTCGAGCTGCCCGCTTCGGTGCACGCCATTTGCCAGACCATGTGCTCGAGGAGCTGGGCCCGGAGCCTAGCGAGCCCGAGGGCGTGCGCGAGGCGCTGCGCCGAGCCTTCTTGAGCGCCGACAAGCGCCTGCGCTCCCTCTGGCCCCGCGTGGAAACAGGCGGCTCCACGGCCGTGGCGTTGCTGGTCTCCCCGCGGTTTCTGTACCTGGCGCACTGCGGTGACTCCCGCGCGGTGCTGAGCCGCGCTGGTGCAGTGGCCTTCAGCACAGAGGACCACCGGCCCCTTCGACCCCGGGAACGCGAGCGCATCCACGCCGCTGGCGGCACCATCCGCCGCCGCCGCGTCGAGGGCTCTCTGGCCGTGTCGCGAGCGTTGGGCGACTTTGCCTACAAGGAGGCTCCGGGGAGGCCCCCCGAGCTACAGCTTGTTTCTGCGGAGCCTGAGGTGGCCGCACTGGCACGCCAGGCTGAGGACGAGTTCATGCTCCTGGCCTCTGATGGCGTCTGGGACACTATGTCTGCTGCTGCCCTGGCGGGACTGGTGGCTTCGCGCCTCCGCTTGGGTCTGGCCCCAGAGCTTCTCTGCGCGCAGCTGTTGGACACGTGCCTGTGCAAG ggcagcctggacaacatgacctGCATCCTGGTCTGCTTCCCCGGGGCCCCTAGGCCTTCTGAGGAGGCAATCAGGAGGGAGCTCGCACTGGAGGCAGCCCTGGGCCGCAGAATCGCTG AACTGTGTGCCGATGCTCAGGAGCTACCCAGCCTGAACACAGTTTTCAGGACTCTGGCCTCAGAGGACATCCCAGATTTACCTCCTGGGGGAGGGCTGGACTGCAA GGCCGCTGTCATTGCTGAAGCTTATTCTCAGATCTGCCAGGTCTCAGAAGAGTGCAGAGAG AAGGGGCAGAATGGCGCTGGGAAGTCCACCCCCACGCATTTGGGCTCAGCTTTGGACATGGAGACCTGA
- the PPM1N gene encoding probable protein phosphatase 1N isoform X2: MEDAHCTWLSLPGLPLGWALFAVLDGHGGARAARFGARHLPDHVLEELGPEPSEPEGVREALRRAFLSADKRLRSLWPRVETGGSTAVALLVSPRFLYLAHCGDSRAVLSRAGAVAFSTEDHRPLRPRERERIHAAGGTIRRRRVEGSLAVSRALGDFAYKEAPGRPPELQLVSAEPEVAALARQAEDEFMLLASDGVWDTMSAAALAGLVASRLRLGLAPELLCAQLLDTCLCKVLGAWRGIFEAWRSKERKPRGFGEDGFDTEARVKLEKEGMGLKRRAWHEVGRAKIQERSLRDALRQEGRVSGRDLRQRVWSFGMGRFWVVGARPEV; this comes from the coding sequence ATGGAGGATGCCCACTGCACTTGGCTTTCGTTACCTGGTCTGCCCCTGGGCTGGGCCTTGTTTGCCGTCCTCGACGGCCACGGTGGGGCTCGAGCTGCCCGCTTCGGTGCACGCCATTTGCCAGACCATGTGCTCGAGGAGCTGGGCCCGGAGCCTAGCGAGCCCGAGGGCGTGCGCGAGGCGCTGCGCCGAGCCTTCTTGAGCGCCGACAAGCGCCTGCGCTCCCTCTGGCCCCGCGTGGAAACAGGCGGCTCCACGGCCGTGGCGTTGCTGGTCTCCCCGCGGTTTCTGTACCTGGCGCACTGCGGTGACTCCCGCGCGGTGCTGAGCCGCGCTGGTGCAGTGGCCTTCAGCACAGAGGACCACCGGCCCCTTCGACCCCGGGAACGCGAGCGCATCCACGCCGCTGGCGGCACCATCCGCCGCCGCCGCGTCGAGGGCTCTCTGGCCGTGTCGCGAGCGTTGGGCGACTTTGCCTACAAGGAGGCTCCGGGGAGGCCCCCCGAGCTACAGCTTGTTTCTGCGGAGCCTGAGGTGGCCGCACTGGCACGCCAGGCTGAGGACGAGTTCATGCTCCTGGCCTCTGATGGCGTCTGGGACACTATGTCTGCTGCTGCCCTGGCGGGACTGGTGGCTTCGCGCCTCCGCTTGGGTCTGGCCCCAGAGCTTCTCTGCGCGCAGCTGTTGGACACGTGCCTGTGCAAGGTCCTGGGGGCGTGGCGTGGTATCTTTGAGGCTTGGCGCAGCAAAGAGAGAAAGCCTCGGGGTTTTGGGGAGGACGGCTTTGATACAGAGGCAAGAGTAAAGCTAGAGAAGGAGGGGATGGGGCTCAAGCGAAGGGCGTGGCATGAAGTGGGCAGGGCCAAAATACAGGAGCGGAGCCTGAGGGATGCTTTGAGGCAGGAGGGGAGAGTTAGCGGAAGGGATTTAAGACAAAGGGTTTGGTCTTTTGGAATGGGGCGATTCTGGGTCGTAGGAGCCAGGCCTGAAGTATGA